In Pelmatolapia mariae isolate MD_Pm_ZW linkage group LG8, Pm_UMD_F_2, whole genome shotgun sequence, one genomic interval encodes:
- the LOC134632634 gene encoding liprin-alpha-3-like isoform X3, which translates to MMMCEVMPTISEDGRSGTGGGPTSPASAGIGGPGGAMGGGGFSGREPRGGGDEGGSTGNLESLMVNMLTERERLLENLRETQESLGTAQLRLRELGHEKESLQRQLSIALPQEFAVLTKELNVCREQLLEREEEIAELKAERNNTRLLLEHLECLVSRHERSLRMTVVKRQAQSPAGVSSEVEVLKALKSLFEHHKALDEKVRERLRVALERVSMLEDQLAASSQERLPNGPSSGLEDGELDRQREGEIERQRAELSQLRERLALMCRQVGEIEEQLAAARREVTKSEEANQKLQREVKEALCQREDMEERITTLERRYLSAQREATSLHDIKDKLENELASKESLHRQSEEKNRQLQERLDEAKQKLQQTLQRAETLPEIEAQLAQRVAALNKAEERHGNFEERLRQMEAQLEEKNQELQRARQREKMNDEHNKRLSDTVDKLLSESNERLQLHLKERMAALEEKNALSEELANMKKIQDDLLANKEQLIAELERVQLELDQLRGRPGSSYSRAGSVSSLPSTLFRRSLPGSASELRYPQGGGSLPAGYGSSSSGVVVRRHRGRWGTPRDDSNKYGEWDSSTMLGPGFEGGVEGGCSDDEEDRETMFGSELLSPSGQTDVQTLAIMLQEQLEAINKEIKLIQEEKESTELRAEEIESRVSSVALDASPLPPSSLGGRDSVGRGYMTPSITSSTLASPSPPSSGHSTPRLPHSPARESDKQNNKDGEECRALALIDSTPPPVPRALRLDRMTHTHPGAGLDDHREFRSLSADGATTASQDSLHKASKKKSIKSSIGRLFGKKEKGRIGAPGRESASLASTPSDDLGSADPLGLAKLGTGTVEKDRRSKKKHDLLEEACRQGLPFASWDGPTVVTWLELWVGMPAWYVAACRANVKSGAIMANLSDTEIQREIGISNPLHRLKLRLAIQEMVSLTSPSAPASTRSSTSNIWMTHAEMESLTAATKPEQKEFSWDQILAYGDMNHEWVGNEWLPSLGLPQYRSYFMESLVDARMLDHLTKKELRGQLKMVDSFHRVSLHYGIMCLKRLNYDRKELERRRDESQHQNQDVMVWSNERVMCWVQSIGLKEFADNLLESGVHGALLALDDTFDYTDLALLLQIPNQNTQARQLLEKEYNNLISMGTERRPDEDGTKTFTRSPSWRKMFREKDLRGVTSDSSETLPANFRASAISTPSVTLRKVQSEANSGPRAESGSVRTYSC; encoded by the exons ATGATGATGTGCGAGGTGATGCCCACCATATCCGAAGATGGGCGAAGTGGCACCGGTGGAGGCCCCACCTCACCCGCCAGCGCGGGAATCGGAGGCCCGGGAGGAGCAATGGGTGGAGGAGGATTCAGTGGCAGGGAGCCCAGAGGTGGAGGAGATGAAGGAGGCAGCACAGGGAACTTGGAGTCTCTAATGGTCAACATGCTGACAGAAAGGGAAAGGCTGCTGGAGAACCTGAGGGAGACGCAGGAGAGCCTGGGTACAGCTCAGCTCCGCCTCCGTGAGCTTGGCCATGAAAAGGAGTCCCTTCAGAGGCAGCTATCAATTGCTCTGCCACAG GAGTTTGCTGTGTTGACTAAAGAGCTGAACGTTTGCCGGGAGCAGCTTctagagagggaggaggagatcgctgagctgaaggcagaaagaaacaacacaCGT TTGTTGCTGGAACACCTGGAGTGTCTTGTGTCTCGCCATGAGCGCAGTTTGAGGATGACGGTGGTGAAGAGACAAGCCCAGTCCCCTGCAGGGGTCTCCAGTGAGGTGGAAGTCCTCAAGGCCCTCAAATCCCTGTTTGAGCACCACAAGGCCCTGGATGAAAAG GTTCGAGAAAGGCTCCGTGTGGCCCTTGAGAGGGTGTCCATGCTAGAAGATCAACTCGCAGCGTCTTCTCAAGAG CGACTGCCCAATGGTCCTTCCTCTGGACTGGAAGATGGGGAGcttgacagacagagagaagggGAGATAGAGCGGCAGAGAGCTGAACTCTCCCAGCTGAGGGAGAGGCTGGCCCTCATGTGCCGGCAG GTCGGGGAAATAGAGGAACAGCTTGCCGCCGCCAGGAGGGAGGTGACGAAGTCAGAGGAGGCCAATCAGAAGCTCCAAAGGGAAGTGAAAGAG GCCCTTTGCCAAAGAGAGGACATGGAGGAGAGGATTACAACACTAGAACGAag GTACCTCAGCGCCCAGAGGGAGGCGACTTCTCTACATGATATCAAAGACAAGCTGGAAAATGAGCTGGCGAGCAAGGAGTCCCTGCACAGACAG AGTGAAGAAAAGAACAGGCAGCTACAGGAGCGTCTGGATGAGGCGAAACAGAAGCTCCAGCAGACCCTGCAGAGGGCAGAGACATTACCTGAGATTGAGGCCCAGCTTGCACAAAGAGTGGCTGCTCTCAACAAG GCTGAGGAACGTCACGGAAACTTTGAGGAGCGACTACGGCAAATGGAAGCTCAACTTGAGGAGAAGAACCAAGAGCTGCAGAGG GCCaggcagagggagaagatgaaTGACGAACACAACAAACGCCTCTCAGACACTGTGGACAAACTTCTGTCAGAGTCCAATGAGAGACTTCAGCTGCATCTCAAAGAAAGAATGGCAGCACTAGAAGAGAAG AATGCTCTTTCTGAGGAACTGGCCAATATGAAGAAAATCCAAGATGATCTTCTTGCTAATAAG GAGCAGCTGATTGCTGAGCTGGAGCGAGTCCAACTGGAGCTGGATCAGCTGAGAGGAAGGCCAGGCTCGTCCTATTCCAG GGCGGGCAGCGTGAGCTCACTTCCCTCCACCCTTTTTCGAAGATCTCTTCCAGGGAGTGCCTCGGAGCTGCGGTACCCTCAGGGTGGAGGCTCACTCCCAGCTGGCTATGGCAGCTCCTCTAGTGGGGTCGTGGTCAGGCGTCACCGTGGCCGTTGGGGGACTCCTAGAGATGATAGTAACAAG TATGGAGAGTGGGACAGCAGCACTATGCTGGGTCCTGGGTTTGAGGGCGGCGTGGAGGGAGGCTGCTCTGATGATGAAGAGGATCGGGAGACTATGTTCGGGTCAGAGCTGCTCTCTCCCAGTGGGCAGACAGATGTACAGACTTTGGCCATCATGCTACAGGAGCAACTGGAGGCCATTAACAAAGAGATTAA GCTGattcaggaagaaaaagagagcacgGAGCTGAGGGCAGAAGAGATTGAGAGTCGGGTCAGCAGCGTAGCCCTCGATGCCTCACCTCTTCCACCCTCTTCACTGGGTGGACGTGACAGTGTCGGGAGGGGCTACATGACTCCCTCCATCACCTCGTCCACGTTGGCGTCACCCTCGCCACCCAGTTCTGGACATTCCACCCCCCGCCTGCCCCATTCACCCGCCAGGGAGAGCGATAAGCAG AACAACAAAGATGGTGAAGAATGCAGAGCACTCGCCCTGATTGACTCCACCCCTCCGCCTGTTCCTCGAGCCCTACGGTTGGACCGAATGACACACACTCACCCAGGGGCAGGCCTTGATGATCACCGTGAATTTCGCAG TCTCTCTGCTGACGGTGCCACCACAGCTAGCCAGGATTCCCTTCACAAAGccagcaaaaagaaaagcatcaaaTCCTCTATTGGTCGTCTCTTTGGCAAAAAGGAAAAGGGACGGATTGGTGCACCTGGACGTGAATCTGCCTCACTGG CCTCCACACCCTCTGATGACCTGGGTTCAGCTGATCCATTAGGTCTGGCTAAACTTGGAACTGGAACAGTGGAAAAAGATCGCCGCAGCAAAAAGAA GCACGACTTATTAGAGGAGGCATGTCGTCAGGGTCTGCCTTTCGCCTCATGGGATGGCCCGACTGTTGTTACGTGGCTTGAG CTGTGGGTCGGGATGCCAGCGTGGTATGTGGCAGCATGTCGCGCCAACGTGAAGAGCGGCGCCATTATGGCAAACCTGTCGGACACAGAGATCCAGAGGGAGATTGGCATCAGCAACCCTCTACACAGACTCAAACTTCGCCTAGCCATTCAGGAAATGGTCTCCCTCACCAGTCCGTCTGCACCCGCAAGCACTCGCTCT TCAACAAGTAACATTTGGATGACGCATGCTGAGATGGAGTCTCTCACTGCTGCCACCAAACCA GAGCAGAAGGAGTTCAGCTGGGATCAG ATCCTGGCCTATGGAGACATGAACCATGAGTGGGTGGGAAATGAATGGCTGCCCAGCCTGGGTCTACCCCAGTACCGCTCTTACTTCATGGAATCGCTGGTTGATGCTCGCATGCTCGATCACCTCACCAAGAAAGAATTGAGGGGCCAGCTGAAGATGGTGGACAGTTTCCACAG GGTGAGCCTTCACTATGGCATCATGTGCTTGAAGCGCTTGAACTATGATAGAAAGGAgctggagaggaggagggatgAGAGCCAACATCAGAACCAAG ATGTGATGGTGTGGTCCAATGAGCGAGTGATGTGCTGGGTGCAGTCTATCGGTCTAAAAGAATTTGCTGACAACCTGTTAGAAAGTGGGGTCCATGGGGCCCTGCTGGCACTTGATGACACCTTTGACTACACTGACCTGGCCCTCCTTCTTCAGATACCAAATCAGAACACACAG GCAAGGCAGCTCCTAGAGAAAGAGTACAATAATCTCATCTCCATGGGAACAGAGAGGAGGCCCGATGAG GACGGCACAAAAACATTCACACGGTCACCGTCATGGAGGAAGATGTTTAGGGAGAAAGACCTCCGTGGCGTGACCTCCGATTCCTCAGAAACATTACCTGCCAACTTCCGTGCCTCTGCCATCTCGACCCCGTCTGTCACACTGAGAAAAGTCCAGAGTGAAG CAAACTCTGGTCCAAGAGCAGAGTCGGGGTCTGTGAGAACATATTcctgctaa
- the LOC134632634 gene encoding liprin-alpha-3-like isoform X2: protein MMMCEVMPTISEDGRSGTGGGPTSPASAGIGGPGGAMGGGGFSGREPRGGGDEGGSTGNLESLMVNMLTERERLLENLRETQESLGTAQLRLRELGHEKESLQRQLSIALPQEFAVLTKELNVCREQLLEREEEIAELKAERNNTRLLLEHLECLVSRHERSLRMTVVKRQAQSPAGVSSEVEVLKALKSLFEHHKALDEKVRERLRVALERVSMLEDQLAASSQEVISLRDQIKRRQQGVDGGKDRLPNGPSSGLEDGELDRQREGEIERQRAELSQLRERLALMCRQVGEIEEQLAAARREVTKSEEANQKLQREVKEALCQREDMEERITTLERRYLSAQREATSLHDIKDKLENELASKESLHRQSEEKNRQLQERLDEAKQKLQQTLQRAETLPEIEAQLAQRVAALNKAEERHGNFEERLRQMEAQLEEKNQELQRARQREKMNDEHNKRLSDTVDKLLSESNERLQLHLKERMAALEEKNALSEELANMKKIQDDLLANKEQLIAELERVQLELDQLRGRPGSSYSRSLPGSASELRYPQGGGSLPAGYGSSSSGVVVRRHRGRWGTPRDDSNKYGEWDSSTMLGPGFEGGVEGGCSDDEEDRETMFGSELLSPSGQTDVQTLAIMLQEQLEAINKEIKLIQEEKESTELRAEEIESRVSSVALDASPLPPSSLGGRDSVGRGYMTPSITSSTLASPSPPSSGHSTPRLPHSPARESDKQNNKDGEECRALALIDSTPPPVPRALRLDRMTHTHPGAGLDDHREFRSLSADGATTASQDSLHKASKKKSIKSSIGRLFGKKEKGRIGAPGRESASLASTPSDDLGSADPLGLAKLGTGTVEKDRRSKKKHDLLEEACRQGLPFASWDGPTVVTWLELWVGMPAWYVAACRANVKSGAIMANLSDTEIQREIGISNPLHRLKLRLAIQEMVSLTSPSAPASTRSSTSNIWMTHAEMESLTAATKPEQKEFSWDQILAYGDMNHEWVGNEWLPSLGLPQYRSYFMESLVDARMLDHLTKKELRGQLKMVDSFHRVSLHYGIMCLKRLNYDRKELERRRDESQHQNQDVMVWSNERVMCWVQSIGLKEFADNLLESGVHGALLALDDTFDYTDLALLLQIPNQNTQARQLLEKEYNNLISMGTERRPDEDGTKTFTRSPSWRKMFREKDLRGVTSDSSETLPANFRASAISTPSVTLRKVQSEANSGPRAESGSVRTYSC, encoded by the exons ATGATGATGTGCGAGGTGATGCCCACCATATCCGAAGATGGGCGAAGTGGCACCGGTGGAGGCCCCACCTCACCCGCCAGCGCGGGAATCGGAGGCCCGGGAGGAGCAATGGGTGGAGGAGGATTCAGTGGCAGGGAGCCCAGAGGTGGAGGAGATGAAGGAGGCAGCACAGGGAACTTGGAGTCTCTAATGGTCAACATGCTGACAGAAAGGGAAAGGCTGCTGGAGAACCTGAGGGAGACGCAGGAGAGCCTGGGTACAGCTCAGCTCCGCCTCCGTGAGCTTGGCCATGAAAAGGAGTCCCTTCAGAGGCAGCTATCAATTGCTCTGCCACAG GAGTTTGCTGTGTTGACTAAAGAGCTGAACGTTTGCCGGGAGCAGCTTctagagagggaggaggagatcgctgagctgaaggcagaaagaaacaacacaCGT TTGTTGCTGGAACACCTGGAGTGTCTTGTGTCTCGCCATGAGCGCAGTTTGAGGATGACGGTGGTGAAGAGACAAGCCCAGTCCCCTGCAGGGGTCTCCAGTGAGGTGGAAGTCCTCAAGGCCCTCAAATCCCTGTTTGAGCACCACAAGGCCCTGGATGAAAAG GTTCGAGAAAGGCTCCGTGTGGCCCTTGAGAGGGTGTCCATGCTAGAAGATCAACTCGCAGCGTCTTCTCAAGAG GTAATCTCTTTAAGAGACCAAATTAAAAGACGTCAGCAAGGGGTGGACGGCGGGAAAGAT CGACTGCCCAATGGTCCTTCCTCTGGACTGGAAGATGGGGAGcttgacagacagagagaagggGAGATAGAGCGGCAGAGAGCTGAACTCTCCCAGCTGAGGGAGAGGCTGGCCCTCATGTGCCGGCAG GTCGGGGAAATAGAGGAACAGCTTGCCGCCGCCAGGAGGGAGGTGACGAAGTCAGAGGAGGCCAATCAGAAGCTCCAAAGGGAAGTGAAAGAG GCCCTTTGCCAAAGAGAGGACATGGAGGAGAGGATTACAACACTAGAACGAag GTACCTCAGCGCCCAGAGGGAGGCGACTTCTCTACATGATATCAAAGACAAGCTGGAAAATGAGCTGGCGAGCAAGGAGTCCCTGCACAGACAG AGTGAAGAAAAGAACAGGCAGCTACAGGAGCGTCTGGATGAGGCGAAACAGAAGCTCCAGCAGACCCTGCAGAGGGCAGAGACATTACCTGAGATTGAGGCCCAGCTTGCACAAAGAGTGGCTGCTCTCAACAAG GCTGAGGAACGTCACGGAAACTTTGAGGAGCGACTACGGCAAATGGAAGCTCAACTTGAGGAGAAGAACCAAGAGCTGCAGAGG GCCaggcagagggagaagatgaaTGACGAACACAACAAACGCCTCTCAGACACTGTGGACAAACTTCTGTCAGAGTCCAATGAGAGACTTCAGCTGCATCTCAAAGAAAGAATGGCAGCACTAGAAGAGAAG AATGCTCTTTCTGAGGAACTGGCCAATATGAAGAAAATCCAAGATGATCTTCTTGCTAATAAG GAGCAGCTGATTGCTGAGCTGGAGCGAGTCCAACTGGAGCTGGATCAGCTGAGAGGAAGGCCAGGCTCGTCCTATTCCAG ATCTCTTCCAGGGAGTGCCTCGGAGCTGCGGTACCCTCAGGGTGGAGGCTCACTCCCAGCTGGCTATGGCAGCTCCTCTAGTGGGGTCGTGGTCAGGCGTCACCGTGGCCGTTGGGGGACTCCTAGAGATGATAGTAACAAG TATGGAGAGTGGGACAGCAGCACTATGCTGGGTCCTGGGTTTGAGGGCGGCGTGGAGGGAGGCTGCTCTGATGATGAAGAGGATCGGGAGACTATGTTCGGGTCAGAGCTGCTCTCTCCCAGTGGGCAGACAGATGTACAGACTTTGGCCATCATGCTACAGGAGCAACTGGAGGCCATTAACAAAGAGATTAA GCTGattcaggaagaaaaagagagcacgGAGCTGAGGGCAGAAGAGATTGAGAGTCGGGTCAGCAGCGTAGCCCTCGATGCCTCACCTCTTCCACCCTCTTCACTGGGTGGACGTGACAGTGTCGGGAGGGGCTACATGACTCCCTCCATCACCTCGTCCACGTTGGCGTCACCCTCGCCACCCAGTTCTGGACATTCCACCCCCCGCCTGCCCCATTCACCCGCCAGGGAGAGCGATAAGCAG AACAACAAAGATGGTGAAGAATGCAGAGCACTCGCCCTGATTGACTCCACCCCTCCGCCTGTTCCTCGAGCCCTACGGTTGGACCGAATGACACACACTCACCCAGGGGCAGGCCTTGATGATCACCGTGAATTTCGCAG TCTCTCTGCTGACGGTGCCACCACAGCTAGCCAGGATTCCCTTCACAAAGccagcaaaaagaaaagcatcaaaTCCTCTATTGGTCGTCTCTTTGGCAAAAAGGAAAAGGGACGGATTGGTGCACCTGGACGTGAATCTGCCTCACTGG CCTCCACACCCTCTGATGACCTGGGTTCAGCTGATCCATTAGGTCTGGCTAAACTTGGAACTGGAACAGTGGAAAAAGATCGCCGCAGCAAAAAGAA GCACGACTTATTAGAGGAGGCATGTCGTCAGGGTCTGCCTTTCGCCTCATGGGATGGCCCGACTGTTGTTACGTGGCTTGAG CTGTGGGTCGGGATGCCAGCGTGGTATGTGGCAGCATGTCGCGCCAACGTGAAGAGCGGCGCCATTATGGCAAACCTGTCGGACACAGAGATCCAGAGGGAGATTGGCATCAGCAACCCTCTACACAGACTCAAACTTCGCCTAGCCATTCAGGAAATGGTCTCCCTCACCAGTCCGTCTGCACCCGCAAGCACTCGCTCT TCAACAAGTAACATTTGGATGACGCATGCTGAGATGGAGTCTCTCACTGCTGCCACCAAACCA GAGCAGAAGGAGTTCAGCTGGGATCAG ATCCTGGCCTATGGAGACATGAACCATGAGTGGGTGGGAAATGAATGGCTGCCCAGCCTGGGTCTACCCCAGTACCGCTCTTACTTCATGGAATCGCTGGTTGATGCTCGCATGCTCGATCACCTCACCAAGAAAGAATTGAGGGGCCAGCTGAAGATGGTGGACAGTTTCCACAG GGTGAGCCTTCACTATGGCATCATGTGCTTGAAGCGCTTGAACTATGATAGAAAGGAgctggagaggaggagggatgAGAGCCAACATCAGAACCAAG ATGTGATGGTGTGGTCCAATGAGCGAGTGATGTGCTGGGTGCAGTCTATCGGTCTAAAAGAATTTGCTGACAACCTGTTAGAAAGTGGGGTCCATGGGGCCCTGCTGGCACTTGATGACACCTTTGACTACACTGACCTGGCCCTCCTTCTTCAGATACCAAATCAGAACACACAG GCAAGGCAGCTCCTAGAGAAAGAGTACAATAATCTCATCTCCATGGGAACAGAGAGGAGGCCCGATGAG GACGGCACAAAAACATTCACACGGTCACCGTCATGGAGGAAGATGTTTAGGGAGAAAGACCTCCGTGGCGTGACCTCCGATTCCTCAGAAACATTACCTGCCAACTTCCGTGCCTCTGCCATCTCGACCCCGTCTGTCACACTGAGAAAAGTCCAGAGTGAAG CAAACTCTGGTCCAAGAGCAGAGTCGGGGTCTGTGAGAACATATTcctgctaa
- the LOC134632634 gene encoding liprin-alpha-3-like isoform X1, which translates to MMMCEVMPTISEDGRSGTGGGPTSPASAGIGGPGGAMGGGGFSGREPRGGGDEGGSTGNLESLMVNMLTERERLLENLRETQESLGTAQLRLRELGHEKESLQRQLSIALPQEFAVLTKELNVCREQLLEREEEIAELKAERNNTRLLLEHLECLVSRHERSLRMTVVKRQAQSPAGVSSEVEVLKALKSLFEHHKALDEKVRERLRVALERVSMLEDQLAASSQEVISLRDQIKRRQQGVDGGKDRLPNGPSSGLEDGELDRQREGEIERQRAELSQLRERLALMCRQVGEIEEQLAAARREVTKSEEANQKLQREVKEALCQREDMEERITTLERRYLSAQREATSLHDIKDKLENELASKESLHRQSEEKNRQLQERLDEAKQKLQQTLQRAETLPEIEAQLAQRVAALNKAEERHGNFEERLRQMEAQLEEKNQELQRARQREKMNDEHNKRLSDTVDKLLSESNERLQLHLKERMAALEEKNALSEELANMKKIQDDLLANKEQLIAELERVQLELDQLRGRPGSSYSRAGSVSSLPSTLFRRSLPGSASELRYPQGGGSLPAGYGSSSSGVVVRRHRGRWGTPRDDSNKYGEWDSSTMLGPGFEGGVEGGCSDDEEDRETMFGSELLSPSGQTDVQTLAIMLQEQLEAINKEIKLIQEEKESTELRAEEIESRVSSVALDASPLPPSSLGGRDSVGRGYMTPSITSSTLASPSPPSSGHSTPRLPHSPARESDKQNNKDGEECRALALIDSTPPPVPRALRLDRMTHTHPGAGLDDHREFRSLSADGATTASQDSLHKASKKKSIKSSIGRLFGKKEKGRIGAPGRESASLASTPSDDLGSADPLGLAKLGTGTVEKDRRSKKKHDLLEEACRQGLPFASWDGPTVVTWLELWVGMPAWYVAACRANVKSGAIMANLSDTEIQREIGISNPLHRLKLRLAIQEMVSLTSPSAPASTRSSTSNIWMTHAEMESLTAATKPEQKEFSWDQILAYGDMNHEWVGNEWLPSLGLPQYRSYFMESLVDARMLDHLTKKELRGQLKMVDSFHRVSLHYGIMCLKRLNYDRKELERRRDESQHQNQDVMVWSNERVMCWVQSIGLKEFADNLLESGVHGALLALDDTFDYTDLALLLQIPNQNTQARQLLEKEYNNLISMGTERRPDEDGTKTFTRSPSWRKMFREKDLRGVTSDSSETLPANFRASAISTPSVTLRKVQSEANSGPRAESGSVRTYSC; encoded by the exons ATGATGATGTGCGAGGTGATGCCCACCATATCCGAAGATGGGCGAAGTGGCACCGGTGGAGGCCCCACCTCACCCGCCAGCGCGGGAATCGGAGGCCCGGGAGGAGCAATGGGTGGAGGAGGATTCAGTGGCAGGGAGCCCAGAGGTGGAGGAGATGAAGGAGGCAGCACAGGGAACTTGGAGTCTCTAATGGTCAACATGCTGACAGAAAGGGAAAGGCTGCTGGAGAACCTGAGGGAGACGCAGGAGAGCCTGGGTACAGCTCAGCTCCGCCTCCGTGAGCTTGGCCATGAAAAGGAGTCCCTTCAGAGGCAGCTATCAATTGCTCTGCCACAG GAGTTTGCTGTGTTGACTAAAGAGCTGAACGTTTGCCGGGAGCAGCTTctagagagggaggaggagatcgctgagctgaaggcagaaagaaacaacacaCGT TTGTTGCTGGAACACCTGGAGTGTCTTGTGTCTCGCCATGAGCGCAGTTTGAGGATGACGGTGGTGAAGAGACAAGCCCAGTCCCCTGCAGGGGTCTCCAGTGAGGTGGAAGTCCTCAAGGCCCTCAAATCCCTGTTTGAGCACCACAAGGCCCTGGATGAAAAG GTTCGAGAAAGGCTCCGTGTGGCCCTTGAGAGGGTGTCCATGCTAGAAGATCAACTCGCAGCGTCTTCTCAAGAG GTAATCTCTTTAAGAGACCAAATTAAAAGACGTCAGCAAGGGGTGGACGGCGGGAAAGAT CGACTGCCCAATGGTCCTTCCTCTGGACTGGAAGATGGGGAGcttgacagacagagagaagggGAGATAGAGCGGCAGAGAGCTGAACTCTCCCAGCTGAGGGAGAGGCTGGCCCTCATGTGCCGGCAG GTCGGGGAAATAGAGGAACAGCTTGCCGCCGCCAGGAGGGAGGTGACGAAGTCAGAGGAGGCCAATCAGAAGCTCCAAAGGGAAGTGAAAGAG GCCCTTTGCCAAAGAGAGGACATGGAGGAGAGGATTACAACACTAGAACGAag GTACCTCAGCGCCCAGAGGGAGGCGACTTCTCTACATGATATCAAAGACAAGCTGGAAAATGAGCTGGCGAGCAAGGAGTCCCTGCACAGACAG AGTGAAGAAAAGAACAGGCAGCTACAGGAGCGTCTGGATGAGGCGAAACAGAAGCTCCAGCAGACCCTGCAGAGGGCAGAGACATTACCTGAGATTGAGGCCCAGCTTGCACAAAGAGTGGCTGCTCTCAACAAG GCTGAGGAACGTCACGGAAACTTTGAGGAGCGACTACGGCAAATGGAAGCTCAACTTGAGGAGAAGAACCAAGAGCTGCAGAGG GCCaggcagagggagaagatgaaTGACGAACACAACAAACGCCTCTCAGACACTGTGGACAAACTTCTGTCAGAGTCCAATGAGAGACTTCAGCTGCATCTCAAAGAAAGAATGGCAGCACTAGAAGAGAAG AATGCTCTTTCTGAGGAACTGGCCAATATGAAGAAAATCCAAGATGATCTTCTTGCTAATAAG GAGCAGCTGATTGCTGAGCTGGAGCGAGTCCAACTGGAGCTGGATCAGCTGAGAGGAAGGCCAGGCTCGTCCTATTCCAG GGCGGGCAGCGTGAGCTCACTTCCCTCCACCCTTTTTCGAAGATCTCTTCCAGGGAGTGCCTCGGAGCTGCGGTACCCTCAGGGTGGAGGCTCACTCCCAGCTGGCTATGGCAGCTCCTCTAGTGGGGTCGTGGTCAGGCGTCACCGTGGCCGTTGGGGGACTCCTAGAGATGATAGTAACAAG TATGGAGAGTGGGACAGCAGCACTATGCTGGGTCCTGGGTTTGAGGGCGGCGTGGAGGGAGGCTGCTCTGATGATGAAGAGGATCGGGAGACTATGTTCGGGTCAGAGCTGCTCTCTCCCAGTGGGCAGACAGATGTACAGACTTTGGCCATCATGCTACAGGAGCAACTGGAGGCCATTAACAAAGAGATTAA GCTGattcaggaagaaaaagagagcacgGAGCTGAGGGCAGAAGAGATTGAGAGTCGGGTCAGCAGCGTAGCCCTCGATGCCTCACCTCTTCCACCCTCTTCACTGGGTGGACGTGACAGTGTCGGGAGGGGCTACATGACTCCCTCCATCACCTCGTCCACGTTGGCGTCACCCTCGCCACCCAGTTCTGGACATTCCACCCCCCGCCTGCCCCATTCACCCGCCAGGGAGAGCGATAAGCAG AACAACAAAGATGGTGAAGAATGCAGAGCACTCGCCCTGATTGACTCCACCCCTCCGCCTGTTCCTCGAGCCCTACGGTTGGACCGAATGACACACACTCACCCAGGGGCAGGCCTTGATGATCACCGTGAATTTCGCAG TCTCTCTGCTGACGGTGCCACCACAGCTAGCCAGGATTCCCTTCACAAAGccagcaaaaagaaaagcatcaaaTCCTCTATTGGTCGTCTCTTTGGCAAAAAGGAAAAGGGACGGATTGGTGCACCTGGACGTGAATCTGCCTCACTGG CCTCCACACCCTCTGATGACCTGGGTTCAGCTGATCCATTAGGTCTGGCTAAACTTGGAACTGGAACAGTGGAAAAAGATCGCCGCAGCAAAAAGAA GCACGACTTATTAGAGGAGGCATGTCGTCAGGGTCTGCCTTTCGCCTCATGGGATGGCCCGACTGTTGTTACGTGGCTTGAG CTGTGGGTCGGGATGCCAGCGTGGTATGTGGCAGCATGTCGCGCCAACGTGAAGAGCGGCGCCATTATGGCAAACCTGTCGGACACAGAGATCCAGAGGGAGATTGGCATCAGCAACCCTCTACACAGACTCAAACTTCGCCTAGCCATTCAGGAAATGGTCTCCCTCACCAGTCCGTCTGCACCCGCAAGCACTCGCTCT TCAACAAGTAACATTTGGATGACGCATGCTGAGATGGAGTCTCTCACTGCTGCCACCAAACCA GAGCAGAAGGAGTTCAGCTGGGATCAG ATCCTGGCCTATGGAGACATGAACCATGAGTGGGTGGGAAATGAATGGCTGCCCAGCCTGGGTCTACCCCAGTACCGCTCTTACTTCATGGAATCGCTGGTTGATGCTCGCATGCTCGATCACCTCACCAAGAAAGAATTGAGGGGCCAGCTGAAGATGGTGGACAGTTTCCACAG GGTGAGCCTTCACTATGGCATCATGTGCTTGAAGCGCTTGAACTATGATAGAAAGGAgctggagaggaggagggatgAGAGCCAACATCAGAACCAAG ATGTGATGGTGTGGTCCAATGAGCGAGTGATGTGCTGGGTGCAGTCTATCGGTCTAAAAGAATTTGCTGACAACCTGTTAGAAAGTGGGGTCCATGGGGCCCTGCTGGCACTTGATGACACCTTTGACTACACTGACCTGGCCCTCCTTCTTCAGATACCAAATCAGAACACACAG GCAAGGCAGCTCCTAGAGAAAGAGTACAATAATCTCATCTCCATGGGAACAGAGAGGAGGCCCGATGAG GACGGCACAAAAACATTCACACGGTCACCGTCATGGAGGAAGATGTTTAGGGAGAAAGACCTCCGTGGCGTGACCTCCGATTCCTCAGAAACATTACCTGCCAACTTCCGTGCCTCTGCCATCTCGACCCCGTCTGTCACACTGAGAAAAGTCCAGAGTGAAG CAAACTCTGGTCCAAGAGCAGAGTCGGGGTCTGTGAGAACATATTcctgctaa